One Phaseolus vulgaris cultivar G19833 chromosome 11, P. vulgaris v2.0, whole genome shotgun sequence genomic window carries:
- the LOC137822110 gene encoding small ribosomal subunit protein eS25, giving the protein MAPKKDKAPPPSSKPAKSGGGKQKKKKWSKGKQKEKVNNMVLFDQGTYDKLLSEAPKYKLITPSILSDRLRVNGSLARKAIRELMARGSIRMVSAHASQQIYTRATNT; this is encoded by the exons ATG GCTCCAAAGAAGGATAAGGCTCCTCCACCTTCCTCCAAGCCCGCCAAATCTGGCGGTGGAAAGCAGAAGAAGAAG AAATGGAGCAAGGGAAAGCAAAAGGAGAAGGTGAATAACATGGTGCTGTTTGATCAGGGCACATATGACAAACTCCTCTCTGAAGCACCTAAATACAAGCTCATCACTCCTTCCATTCTCTCTGATCGTTTGAGg GTTAATGGATCCCTTGCAAGGAAGGCTATTAGAGAATTGATGGCTAGAGGATCAATCAGGATGGTGTCTGCCCATGCAAGTCAGCAAATTTACACCAGGGCAACAAACACCTAA
- the LOC137826124 gene encoding uncharacterized protein has protein sequence MAIVETNTKSSLHLRSNSLPSTPHPFTSQFEEHLHRLKDSEGTSSSINYKLEALQDLHECADKLLQLPITQQALARECSSKCVDELLDGSVRILDICGTIKDFLLLQKESMNELESSIRRRRDAEAGFTFESGKYLASRKQIKKAIRKALRSLKGFNNELMNSTSNKGNETLSMLSILKESKVVTVSLLESFLLFITGSKEQPKQNRWSIISKLVKPNRVACDSQEAETNEFEKVDAALMSLINHKPSSIDNFQSHMENLEMFIQNLEVGVECLSRQLIRTRVSLLNIFNH, from the coding sequence ATGGCAATCGTTGAAACAAACACAAAGAGCTCTCTGCATCTTCGTAGCAACAGCTTGCCCTCTACACCTCACCCCTTTACATCACAATTTGAGGAGCATTTGCACAGATTGAAGGATTCTGAAGGCACCTCTTCTTCAATAAACTACAAACTTGAGGCCTTGCAGGATTTGCATGAGTGTGCTGATAAGCTTCTCCAATTGCCAATCACTCAGCAAGCCCTGGCACGAGAATGTAGCAGCAAATGTGTTGATGAACTATTAGATGGATCTGTGAGGATCTTGGATATCTGTGGTACAATTAAAGATTTCCTACTGCTACAAAAGGAAAGCATGAATGAACTTGAGTCATCTATTCGCAGGAGAAGAGATGCTGAAGCAGGATTCACATTTGAGAGTGGGAAATACCTGGCCTCTAGGAAACAGATAAAGAAAGCAATTCGGAAGGCCTTGAGAAGTTTGAAAGGATTCAACAATGAGCTCATGAATTCTACCTCAAATAAAGGCAATGAGACATTGTCCATGCTTAGCATCTTAAAAGAATCAAAAGTAGTCACCGTGAGCTTATTAGAATCCTTCTTGTTGTTTATCACTGGCTCAAAGGAACAACCTAAACAGAATAGGTGGTCAATAATCTCCAAGTTGGTGAAGCCAAATAGAGTGGCATGTGATTCTCAAGAAGCAGAAACAAATGAATTTGAAAAGGTGGATGCTGCTTTGATGTCTCTGATCAATCACAAGCCTTCATCCATTGATAATTTCCAAAGCCATATGGAGAATTTGGAGATGTTCATTCAAAATCTAGAAGTAGGAGTTGAATGCCTCTCTAGGCAACTAATTAGAACTAGAGTTTCCCTACTCAACATCTTCAACCACTAG
- the LOC137832934 gene encoding uncharacterized protein produces MERSAKKSLHIRCNSLPSSPHPLLSQFQDHLQRLKDSEATRISLSSSSISQNLIGLLDLHDYADKLFQLPTIQQAFAQECSDKCVDVLLEGSLALLDICSTAQDCLLQSKESIHMVHSVIRRKGADTEFTVEGGKYLASRKKMKKAIRKALGNLKGKKSDLIVSSSNNDNEALSILGMLKEAEAVTVRSLESLLLFVSHSKGQSKQNRWSIISKLMQPDRINCDSQEDTNEFVKMDTTLQSVVSHKPLYVENFHSHVENLEICIEDLEVAVEHLSRKLIKARVSLLNIFSH; encoded by the coding sequence ATGGAAAGAAGCGCAAAGAAGTCTCTGCACATTCGGTGCAACAGTTTACCCTCTTCACCTCACCCACTTTTATCACAATTCCAGGATCACTTGCAGAGATTGAAAGACTCTGAAGCCACCAGAATTTCTCTGTCATCATCTTCAATAAGCCAAAATCTAATTGGCTTGCTTGATTTGCATGACTATGCTGATAAGTTGTTCCAGTTGCCCACTATCCAACAAGCCTTTGCACAAGAATGCAGTGACAAGTGTGTTGATGTTCTGTTAGAAGGGTCATTGGCACTCCTGGATATCTGTAGTACAGCCCAAGATTGCCTCTTGCAATCAAAGGAAAGCATTCACATGGTTCATTCAGTTATTCGAAGAAAGGGTGCTGACACTGAATTCACAGTTGAGGGTGGAAAATACTTGGCATctaggaagaagatgaagaaggcaATTCGAAAGGCCTTAGGAAAtttaaaaggaaagaaaagcGATTTAATTGTTTCTTCCTCAAACAACGACAATGAGGCTTTGTCTATCCTTGGCATGTTAAAAGAAGCAGAAGCTGTCACTGTGAGGTCTTTAGAGTCCTTGTTGCTGTTTGTCTCTCACTCCAAGGGACAATCAAAGCAGAACAGATGGTCAATAATATCTAAGCTGATGCAGCCTGATAGAATAAACTGTGACTCTCAAGAAGACACAAATGAATTTGTAAAGATGGATACAACTTTGCAATCAGTCGTTAGTCACAAGCCTTTATATGTTGAGAATTTTCACAGCCATGTGGAAAATTTGGAGATATGCATTGAAGATCTAGAAGTAGCTGTTGAACACCTTTCAAGGAAACTCATTAAAGCAAGAGTATCCCTTCTTAACATATTCAGCCACTAG
- the LOC137823597 gene encoding uncharacterized protein — MEVTPFSPKSHSHHHQSRSKSLPCKPHPLILQCNQHLGSLEASASDATSSSSSLFRQKLTGLQTLHDSIEKLVLLPHTQEVLVQERQEKWVDELLDGSLRLLDVCTGAKDALLHTKECARELQSIMRRKRGGEMEVAAEVRKFLASRKVVKKAILKALESLQATVKKAKFSPSNKDHRTTTLANLFKDVEVITLSILESLMNFISGSAQPKPSKWSLVSKLMNNKKVTSTQESDQNEFSNVDAALQSFVFHMTRKSDHINNLQNHLKDLESVIQDFVEGLEALFKRCIKIRVSLLNILNH; from the coding sequence ATGGAAGTCACCCCTTTTAGCCcaaaatctcattctcatcATCACCAATCTCGCTCAAAGAGCTTGCCCTGTAAACCACACCCTCTTATTCTACAATGCAATCAACACTTAGGAAGTTTAGAGGCTTCAGCTTCTGATGCAACTTCCTCTTCATCATCATTGTTCAGACAAAAATTAACTGGTCTGCAGACTTTGCATGATTCTATTGAAAAGCTGGTTCTACTTCCTCATACTCAAGAAGTCCTAGTCCAAGAGCGTCAAGAGAAGTGGGTAGATGAGCTTTTGGATGGATCTTTAAGGCTCCTAGATGTATGTACTGGTGCAAAGGATGCTCTGCTTCACACAAAGGAATGTGCACGAGAACTTCAATCGATTATGAGAAGAAAGAGGGGAGGTGAAATGGAGGTGGCAGCTGAGGTCAGGAAATTCTTGGCCTCTAGGAAGGTAGTAAAGAAGGCAATCCTCAAAGCATTGGAGAGTTTGCAGGCAACAGTGAAGAAAGCAAAATTTTCTCCAAGCAACAAGGACCACCGAACCACAACCTTGGCTAACTTGTTCAAAGATGTGGAAGTAATCACTCTTTCCATATTGGAGTCCCTGATGAACTTCATCTCGGGATCAGCACAACCCAAACCAAGTAAATGGTCTTTGGTTTCCAAACTAATGAACAACAAAAAGGTCACTTCTACACAAGAATCAGATCAGAATGAATTTTCCAATGTGGATGCTGCATTGCAATCGTTTGTGTTTCACATGACAAGAAAGTCTGACCATATCAATAATTTGCAGAACCATTTAAAAGATTTAGAGTCAGTCATTCAAGACTTCGTGGAAGGACTTGAAGCTCTTTTTAAACGTTGTATCAAAATTAGAGTTTCTCTTCTCAACATCCTCAATCACTAG
- the LOC137832944 gene encoding LOW QUALITY PROTEIN: uncharacterized protein (The sequence of the model RefSeq protein was modified relative to this genomic sequence to represent the inferred CDS: deleted 2 bases in 1 codon; substituted 1 base at 1 genomic stop codon), with protein MAVIEKRTQNSLHLRSNSLPSAAHPSVSQFEEHLQRLRGSEATSSLSSSSVSHKLNEMLDLHDYTDKLLQLPIEQQVLARECNDKWVDDIYXGSLRLLDICGTAKDCLQQSKESMCDLMSVIRRKKGHETGLAVESVKYLAMRKTIKKQIRKALQNLKHKDNNNNTSPMLSFLNEAEAITLSSLENLLLFISGPKGRSKNSRWSAISKLVQPKRVICDSQESTINEFEKVDAALQSLISHKPSSVENFQSHMENLELCIQDLEIGVDHLSRKLIRNRVSLLNIFNH; from the exons ATGGCAGTCATTGAAAAGAGAACACAAAACTCTCTACATCTTCGCAGCAACAGCTTGCCCTCTGCAGCTCACCCTTCTGTATCACAATTTGAGGAGCATTTGCAAAGATTGAGGGGTTCTGAAGCCACTTCTTCATTGTCATCATCTTCAGTGAGCCACAAACTTAACGAGATGCTGGACTTGCATGATTACACTGATAAGTTGCTTCAATTGCCAATTGAACAACAAGTCTTAGCTCGGGAGTGCAATGACAAATGGGTTGATGATATCTACTA AGGGTCTCTTAGGCTCTTAGATATTTGTGGTACTGCTAAAGATTGTCTTCAGCAATCAAAGGAAAGCATGTGTGACTTAATGTCAGTCATCCGAAGAAAGAAAGGTCATGAAACTGGACTCGCGGTTGAAAGTGTGAAATACTTAGCTATGAGGAAGACCATCAAGAAGCAAATTCGAAAGGCCCTGCAGAATTTGAAGCacaaggacaacaacaacaacacttCACCCATGCTCAGCTTCTTAAATGAAGCAGAAGCAATCACCCTGAGCTCATTAGAAAATTTGTTACTGTTTATCTCTGGTCCAAAAGGACGCTCAAAGAATAGCAGATGGTCAGCAATCTCCAAGTTGGTGCAGCCAAAAAGGGTTATTTGTGACTCTCAAGAATCAACCATAAATGAATTTGAAAAGGTGGATGCAGCTTTGCAGTCTCTCATCAGTCACAAACCTTCATCTGTTGAGAATTTTCAAAGTCATATGGAAAATTTGGAGCTGTGCATCCAAGATCTAGAGATAGGAGTTGATCACCTATCAAgaaaattaattagaaataGAGTTTCCCTTCTCAACATCTTCAACCACTAA